The Acanthopagrus latus isolate v.2019 chromosome 1, fAcaLat1.1, whole genome shotgun sequence genomic interval AGGCTGTTCTTAGAATAAATAGGTGTATTCCTTACTTACATTTAGATAAATTCTGACTGGGACTGTGAAGAGAATAATTTTTTATCTGTTCAGGTTCCCAGAGTTTTGCCTTAAACTGTTTAATTTATTGTCCtttagtgtttttctgttggCTGTGAACTCAAGCACTCaactttttgtctctcttgatttaatttattcactTCTGCTTAATTTAGCTGTTGCATGTTGCAACAGCTGTGCTACTGAGACTGAGACGTCTACAAAACcagtctgctgtcacagtctGTTTCTTGTGTGTCGGGTGCTTTTTTAGTTTGGATGAATCTGAATTCCGACTAGACATTGGACACTAACTTTGTGAGCGATGACAGGAGCCACAACAAAGACACTATTCAGCCGACTTcctttggtttcacactgacCTTGATTGTATATTTTTGTATCATATCATCTTAATATCCCTCGCTTGTTGACCTCTAGcgtatgttcttttttttaataattgtgTACTCCATTACACAAGTGCCTCTGATTCAGAGTCAAAGTATCCCATTcaaatctatttattttatctacAATCTGACtaaaaaacattgatttggatgatgaaaaaatgctgaatactGGGTCCGATAATCAGCCAGGCCAAGTATTGATCGACCCCTAGTcaacagtatatacatacatgtacatttatgtaGCCTGCAATttacttttacatgttttaagtacatttatatCAGATACTCTAAGACTCAGATACTTTTTGTATGGGTGACCGTTGCTCACTTCTGGGTACTTCTTACAACACTGTGTTATTTTACATTGgtacttctgtttttctgctacTTGACGTTTTGGAGGCAGATATTGTTCTTTAATCCAAATTTCTTTGATTACTTTAGACATGAGTTACTTTGTAGCACATTTATCTATATTTATCTTATTGGTAATCGGATAATGCAAAAGTCAGATAATcatgaaaatgctgaatatcggatCCGATTATCAGTTGACCCATGTGCGCAGTATACCTTATACATGGAACTATATGTGTACTTGTGCTTTTGACACTCAAAGGTGCGCTGCATAGTATatatagaataaataaatggaccttaaaggacaacacactttcatacttttttactttgtttatatgtggcggaccctgccacctctctagctgcaatcagtgttctggggaccttatttgGAGACTtctgggaacagcttgtttatttagtcatggagaaaaatgaatagatctgagtttgaatttcctctccaatctgacatagtgcccctttaatatttttaagttttcacctaaaacctgacattttgcacctttaattacatttatggACTGAAAATGACTTAGGACATataagtacatttaattttaGATACTTTAAGACTCAACTTCTATTTGAATGGGTGACTTTTAGTTTTACCAAAGTAGTATTGTAAAACAAGATCAAGACCTTTGGATAGTCTGGAGTGTCTATCCTCAGATATACCTGTAAGATCATACCATTATCATACATTATAATGtcaaattttcacatttttacttcAACACTGTAATCTTGTGTCATGTTACTACGTTACTCATTACTTTCCCATTACACCCCTTTTAAATAGTGGCTGGATGCCTTCTTACCTCCAAAGAACCCCCCAAATAGTTGGACAATCCCTCCTGTGACAGATCAGGTCAGTCACACAGCGCTGGTGTCCACTTTTTCTACCATGTTTTATCCCTGACACCACCAGAGGACGGTCCAAACTACTGGGCAGGATGATGGAGGTGTACCAACGACATGTGAGATGTTTCACCCTCAGCGCTGGCTGAAGGGTGATGCCAAGAGAAGCCGTCTTCATCGTCTTAAGACTGGCCTTTGCGTTTAATGTCCTGTGCAGTGAAACGACGAAAATCTACAAGAGAAATCATCATCACAAGGTTCTTACCACCCAGCGCTGCTCGCCACTTGTTGCAACGTCAGACTCCATCTCTCCgggatgggaggagggaggattaGAGGTtgtggtggatggatggatggcggTGGAGgatggggggcggggggagtACTCCGTCACATCCTCTGTCCATATATGGGCATGAAGTTTACACGCAGCGGGGAATCCTCTCACTGGAGCTGATGAATGGGGAGGAGGGCCGAGGGAGCTGCCAAAGTGTATataaggagagagaggggaagtcGCTGATGTGAAATCCACAGCAAGCAAATACCAACCGAGGAGCGGAGACGAAAAGGAATacctttaatttctttttttttcttacaaccTTTTGACACAGACCACTTTGGATCATTTGTTGAAAAAAGCCATCAAAAGGGGGGCCGAAAGAAAACAGTCATCTGCataatttgttttccattttccccccctttatttttttattttattttttttcacctttttcccTGGGAGAGCACGGACTTCTAAGTGGCATCATTATGTTGAACAATATGGATTTGAATGCGAAAGATTCTTTTTACCCGCAGTTTGAGAATTGCAACAGTTCTTCCCTGGGAATGGAAAACAGCGTGCGGAAGGATAACCAGGAGGTGTACGTCGATGCAGAGCGGGGGGTACCTGCCCAGTTCGGCCACGGTGAGTTCGCGtcgtttttttgtctttcttttttttttttgcacggtCGATGAAAAAAACACGCATGCAGGAAGAATTTTAcggaaaaaatgtgttaaatgtgaagCGCCACGGCAGGTAAATAACTCTCAGAGAGCAGTCGTGTACATCAAGGCGTCTTGTCGAGGCAGTCCTGTGCCAAATTACGCACGAGTGTTTATGTAACGCTGATTTTTCCTCCCCggctttttttttagcatttatttcattttatttgcacCCGTTCTCGGGTATAAAAGCACCCGCGATGAcaaagttttctctctttctaatCCAACAGAAGGAACCCCTGCAACCCTCAAAACCGAAGCCTCCAACTCGGAATTTGCTTTTAACCCATGCGAGTGCCCAAAAGACACCTACACCCCCTCCTCGCTCGCCTACTCGGGCAGTTTCTATGTTGAGGCATCTCAGGGAGCGCCGTGCAGCACCGAAACACTCCTCAATATGATCACCGAGATCGTGGGCATCTCCACTCTGCCACTTTCAGAAGTGCAACAGAGCGGCGGCAGCAGTCGGGGAACTTATCCCTCGCCTGCGCCGAtggacagcagcagcggcaATTTTGGCGACCCCGGCGTCAAGAGGCAACCCTACACCTGCTCCGGACCCTCTCCCCCCGTGTACTCCCCAGACCAGACGTGCCCGAGGTACCCCGACGACCAGGCCACCAGCCAGGCCCAAGACCCGTCCACCTCCCAGCTGAGCTTCGGCTCCTCCCGAGCTCCGAACCAGAAGAAGGACGAGCCAAAGTCAGAGGCCGCGTCCTTCCCAGTCGTGGTCAAGAATGAGTTCGAGAGCAGCTGCTACGAGTGGGGGTCGTTCAACAAGCCCGACTGCCTGGAGACGAGTTTCCAGACGGAAACCTTCCCGATGTCGAGCGACTTCCCCCCGGACCAGCAGATGGATGTTAAGGAACTTTTAGACACGTTTCCCCCGATTTGTCCCAACCCAGAGATGGAGTTTAAAGTGGAGGGGGGCATCAAGCAGGAGCCGTGTTTCAACGACACCTGTTCCCAGAGCTACTCCAGCCCCATGTACAACAATTACCTCCCACCGCCTCCCATGGGCCTCTCCTCCAACCTGAAACCCTTCCCCGAGCCCCCACAGCCCTCCAACCAGTGCGAGTCCTTATACACATCACCAGCTCTGCCAAGCACCATAGACTCCATCCTCTACTCTTCCTTGTTGCCAGATTCTTTCGCCCAAAGTTACACCACCCGCGCGACGAAGCCCCCCAGGGCCAGGAAGAGCCCGGCCGCCTCCCACGGCCCCGCCAAAGAGAAACCCTTCGCCTGCCCCATGGAGAGCTGCGACCGGCGCTTCTCCCGCTCGGACGAGCTCAACCGGCACATCCGCATCCACACGGGCCACAAACCCTTCCAGTGCCGCATCTGTTTGCGCAGCTTCAGCCGTAGCGACCACCTCACCACCCACACCAGGACTCACACCGGGGAGAAGCCGTTCTCCTGCGACGTCTGCGGCAAACGGTTCGCCCGGAGCGACGAGAGGAAACGGCACGGACGCGTACACCtgaaacagaaggagaaaatggaaataaagcCACAGGTGAGCGCCGGCGCGTGGCCGTTCACTCTTCCCGAGGGGATTTGAAGCCAAGGCCATGTGTCCCCCCCTTCCCCACCTCACATACTATATTAGGATCTTTCCGTCTTGGAAGATAAAGCCAGCTGACTACAAGTTGATGTCTGGAGAGTTGGTAGGACTGGCGAGCCAATgccagtgacagcagaggttttttttttttttttaatttttgttccGAGTGTTGCAGTTTATTTCAGGAGCAGAAAAAgggtgggagggggagagagaaagaggggaacTTGCTTCGGCCTTATCGCCTGCTGCTGCCGATGCTGCTGACTTTATGCAAACGCGcataagttgttttttttttttttaatttaggaAAATAAAAAGTCGGCGAGCAGATCAACAGTGACTTGTTGCTGTTCCCTGCCAGCAGAGCCTGAACCTCTCTCTGCTGCGGCATTGCATGACTGCTGTTCAGCACCTCTCCAGTGTGGACAGCTCCGACTCCTCCATCGTCTCTCTCCGAGCCCTGGACGGATTGCACTTAAACCAGATTTATTAATATCTCCATTTAAGATTcttattttcttgcttttaGCATTCTTAGAGCAATGGTTTGGACtatgtttcttaaaaaaaaaaataaataaaaaaatgcatgtttatgtcaatgtttattttttcctttaactgGAATATCAACCCACTGTCAAAGGTACCTCCCTCACTGCACAAGTGAGGGTTTATTGACATGAATGTAGGCGAACACATTTATGGCTCCGACCATAAAGCTGTCCATCTTTGATCAgatttttagtgtttgtttaaCTTCTTATCAtttggctgtcagtgttttttgtcattggtctttgtgttgtgttacaaTTGTTTGGATTATTACAATTGTGAAAGATATATCATAAATgggaaataaatatatttgtattactgtacttctttgtatttttatagctgactgtatattttacatttatcacaTTTGAGCGTTGTTTATCGAGGTGAAATGTACTCTGAATCATAATaatgtcttgggttttttttttttcgagggcTACTGTTTGGTaacataatattttaaatgttacaatttgatatcagaaaaaagaaaaaaaaaaacattttcgcACTTCATCCCACTGTTGGTACGATTAAGAGTTGTTTGGTTGAACTGCTGATCTGAGTTTCAAAGGGACCAGTATGTTAACTAGTTGTGGTACGGCTTTTCAGCACAAGCGattttacagtatgtacagaAGTATGTTTCAATCAAGCTAGAGAAATGACTAGCAAAATCATGTAAACATTGCTTTTGAGTAATCAGGTAGCACACATTGCTGCAAGTTTTCTGTGGACTTTATCTTGGTGATCGAAGGGTTTTTGGACTCCTGGAGATACTGtatgctgaaatgaaatgttcactttggcaaaaaaaacaaaacaaaacaaaaaaaacaaaacaaaacaaaaaaaacacacaaaaaacaaacaaatgttgagAGTTTGGTGAGTTTGTCACCGACAGGGTACTGCAAAAAAGTTATTTAACTCGCCTTAAGTTATATTAACTGTTCAAGTAAAGATTTTGTACATATACAGTTTCTACAATACTTTAAATTAATattgatgttgttatttttatgaaaagtttatgagtaaaataaacattttctggaAGCAGCCGGTTTCTTGTGCGATCGAAATGATTCTCACTCTGTCCATCTGTTCCATGCAGCACTGGGACCCCCCATCAGAGCACTCAGACGACTGACTCTCCTCCCAAAATATACATTATAACAGTCCACCTGTGGCACCATGCTGGAGCCCTAACATTAGACATCACAGCTCTGCACTGTGgctcaaacacattaaagtgaatACCCTATCACTCAGTGCTGTGCTTCCGAATCCCCTCCACTTCAAAGATCACTTCGCTCACGCTGTAAATGTAGAGACGAATGCCATGGGCGCCATGGTAATTTTCTACAGGAAAACCTGTTAAACAGGACATTATTCTTGCCATGTCAGTGACATGATCTGATGCTCTCAGTTCACTCATTCCTTTGTTCATTCACTCATCCATTTTTGCAATAAAAGGATATTAATTTCCACTCAATTGCCGAACGCGATTATGGTCTAttatcatgcattttttttctctcaaaggATGGCGGTACTGAAGTCTCCGCTTGTCAAAACTGCCTGTGCATTCTTGTAAATGCAGTTAATGGTCTCTGTGCCTTGAAACCTCTCCGCttgaatgataataaaaaaaaaagggaaagaaaaaaaaactggtgcgAGCCGTTGCTTCTTTTTTGTAAAAGGGAGGGCATGCAAAATTTGTGTGTCACTACAAATGGcactgcatttttaatgtgAGGTGGTAAAAATCCCAACACTTTCGAGATAAGCAAATGTGACTCGCTTATCGTGCAAAGTGTGCGCGCAGAGGGGGGAGAAGACCGCTGTGTCCGTACTCAAAATATGATTTCAACATGCTTTGTGTTCTGTGCATCTTTCGAGGATGCCAAGATCTTACAATCTGTCAGTGCAGCCCATGCAGGCATGTCTTTACCAGGGACTCCGTAGGACATGCATGTGCCCGTGACGCAGTTGGCTGGCAGAACACTTCTTATCTTGCCCACGGCAGTGCGTAAGTGCCTGCGTTGTCTGTAGCTGACAAACATACTGTACCAGTGTGAAAATGCAAGCTGCCACATGGAGCACTGTGAATAGTATGTACCCATCCTCTCCTGTCCATCACTCATCATCGCTTACAATAGCACACAGCCCAGCCGGCATCAACACGCATTCCCCTATCCATGTTGATTTAGAGGCAAACATTGTCCAGTGATGGATAGTTGAGGTTTTTGAATTGCAGTGATGTGCAGTCACAGTGACCATTATCCAGACACTTGAAGACTGAAGAGTTATTGAACTGTGGCCAGTGATGGAATTTCTGCATTTGTGCATTTGGGAGCTCAAATTCACATTTGCATACTGTAAATGGTCCTTGATATATCGACAGCATGTGCGTGCGTACCGTTTCAGCTGCGTTGTCTTTATCGAatatgtttccagtgtcacaaaCCTCCCTAACTCGTGCTTTGATACAGACAGAAGACATAAATCAGTTCTTTTCCTGCCGActgacatttatgttttttactcCTGTAGATGTACGTAATTGCTGAATCCATTAAGTAATTGTGTGGCGAGGGCACCTGACCGCCACTGAGAACCATGCTTTCTCAGAACGTGGACCTCTGCTGTGAATGGTGGCGCATCAAGTCCATTAAATCCTTGCCAGGATATTACTAATGCAAATATGTTAACATTAGCACTGTTGCAGCGGTGGGGGGTAGGGGGGGCAGGTTTATCCAAGGTAATGTGGCGGTGTGACTAACGTATTCCATATGTAACCAGGGAGAAAACCATGACCAGATGTGATTTCACTTGTTCATTGTCTCATCCAATTAATCGCTTGATGCAGGATTGCTTCTGGATAAGTCAGTGGGACTATTTATCTGCGGCACCAAACGAGTACTTTGGCTCAGGATTAAATAGAAAAAGCCTtgaaaaaatgacagtgaaggaTTAGATGGGCCCAAATTCTGAGGATAAGTGTCACTGCAGAACGATATGTACTAATATTTTTATTACTTGTAAGCACACGCTTTATCTCTGTCTTGATTGGCACacaaaagtttgtgtttttttttttttttcccccgcgcaatctattttttaatttctttttacatcaTCCACTGACCTGGGCTGCATAATGGAGAAGCCCATCCACATATCTGCTGCCACTGAATGTCTGAAGTCTATCTTGAGAGGGACAAGTGCAGCCCCAGTCGTCCCTGAAGAGCCCAACATCCCTTTTATCCATGCTTGAACTCCAAACAATTCAACAATAATCCAATAATGGCTTTCAGaatgtatgaaaatgaatgtgtttgctTACGTGGAGGATGTGAGGCAGTTTCGGCGGTTTAAGCTTCAGGTATCAGGTCACCTCAAGTACCTATTAATAATCACAGTTCTACTTGAGACCGTCTATATGGCGACGCGGCCTCATTCCTTCGTGGATTGATCTATTGTGGGGTAATCACCACGTAATTTTATGCGCACCTTTAAAATGTGCGCCGGGGCACGTCATGGTCCTTGGGGTGGGCTCGGTAATCAAGGTGCATAATCGCATGGCGGTAATGGCAATCAGGCTTAGCAGATTAATTCCCTCGGATCATACATCAGCCCCGTCGGTCCTGTATCTGATCATGAAGAAGGGTGTAGGTGGTCTGGAGAGTGCAGGTGATTAAAAAGAAGAGAACCATAGCGGCGAGAAGGAGCTCGttatgcaaacatttttaaagtgccTAATTCTTTCCATTGTTCTGGCTCCCCCAAAATCTTCATTTGTATTACCAACCGCATGACTGAGGAGAGAACCTTTCCCCTGCTCCTTCATAAACCAGAAGTCAATTCTTGGGTCAAGGAGTCCAGTCTACCACGTTTGTCCAGAACACAACATCTCTATGGTAACTACTTCAAAGGACTAGCCAGCTGAATGACTTCATAGCAATTCAGTTACTCAGGAAAATTTACAGCTGGCCTTGGAACATTCCAGGTTTGAGCCCTCACAATGCTGCCCGCAGCGCCGTGTTTGCGGCTCTGCGTACATTGTGGCAACCTCCGGGAATCTGGACGGTCAATGGAAATAATCAAGGCACGCAAATAGCTTTCTGAGCGTGTAACATTTGATGTTTACACCGTTGGTCTGAAA includes:
- the LOC119009163 gene encoding early growth response protein 1-B; amino-acid sequence: MLNNMDLNAKDSFYPQFENCNSSSLGMENSVRKDNQEVYVDAERGVPAQFGHEGTPATLKTEASNSEFAFNPCECPKDTYTPSSLAYSGSFYVEASQGAPCSTETLLNMITEIVGISTLPLSEVQQSGGSSRGTYPSPAPMDSSSGNFGDPGVKRQPYTCSGPSPPVYSPDQTCPRYPDDQATSQAQDPSTSQLSFGSSRAPNQKKDEPKSEAASFPVVVKNEFESSCYEWGSFNKPDCLETSFQTETFPMSSDFPPDQQMDVKELLDTFPPICPNPEMEFKVEGGIKQEPCFNDTCSQSYSSPMYNNYLPPPPMGLSSNLKPFPEPPQPSNQCESLYTSPALPSTIDSILYSSLLPDSFAQSYTTRATKPPRARKSPAASHGPAKEKPFACPMESCDRRFSRSDELNRHIRIHTGHKPFQCRICLRSFSRSDHLTTHTRTHTGEKPFSCDVCGKRFARSDERKRHGRVHLKQKEKMEIKPQVSAGAWPFTLPEGI